CAGTATATTTCTACATCACGTGGTTTATTGCTGTTCACATTTTTACTCAAAATATTATTCCTCTTGCTCCTTACGGGGCAGTATTCTTTCTCAAATATACAatagtattttgtattttatgaccattaaaaaaaatgctgaatgAAGGCAAAGAGCAATCTCTGATACCGCTATTGTTACTGTGGGTTATGAGGAAATCTTTATCAAAATGTGCTATTCTTGTACTCAACTGTGTTCTAACTATTTTaaatttctattttaaaatTGTTGATACTCTTGCTGTAAAGTCTGCTTTTCATACATGTGTCCGGGAACCAAAGGTTCTTTCACGTTTCTGTTTTTAGTGCTCTCGTTGTAATGTACAGTAAATGGTGTACAATTTACTGTGGTGGTATAGACACAGTCCTTTGatcatggaaaaaaataaaacttcagTGAATCAAAAATATGCGTTCCTAACCTTTTGAATGACATGTTTATGAATTTTTAAGCAGTCTTTCGTCCTTTGCTTCTCTTTCAAAACAATGTAACCGTGAACACACCGTCTCTTTTCACCCAAAATCCTACATGATGCATGAAAGatgtagaaaaatataaaatacacgCAGAAAAATTGAAGTTGAGAAGCAATGTTGTCTTTATTTACAACAACAGGAAAAACCTTGCCTACACACTAATACTTTAGGAGTGACAGTGTGATGTGCAAACAGGATCCATTGTTCAGTTCTACACTCTCACCCACATTACAGAGATATCTGGGAGGAAACAGACAGATGTTGAATCCTGTTGTGACTGGTTAAAGctgcatttcacattttttgttgtggctttctctttcttcctttcttttctgtTGCTGATGCTTTTCTCTGCTTTGCATTTTGTATGATCAGAGAGAGAACTCTGACCATGGGGGCTGCTGCTTGATCTTACCATTCCATCTACTCATCAATATTTCTATTCCTCTGAGACTGAGATCCAGCTTCAGACTCTCTCTTCATGTCCATCCTTGATCATCTACAACTtggtatgtttttctttttcaatttgCTTTGTGAGTCACAACCAGAAACGATGCTAGTCTTTGACTTTGTAGTGTCAGTCTTCTTTCTGTCCAGTAATCCACTTTACCACTACTGTTACAGTCTGTGGATTGGCAATGAGCCTTACGGGAAATTAATCTTCAGAGACAGTAACTCCATTTAAAAGGTTTACTTggaacaaaaaataaagttacaAGATTCACTCGGTGCTCAACTTGGCACACTGGTCAAGAAGCTGTCTTGCTCCGCAGACTGGTTAAGCTATTGCTTCATTCATTAAATACATCGTATCAATTCTTAACACTGCTCTTACAGACATTGTGTTTTACACTAACACACGTTGATACATATTCATGTTCAAAAATAGATGTCAAAATTGCCCCTGAAATATAGATGTCAAGGATATTGTAACAGCTGTAACCTTCAAAGTTCAAACTAAAACGTGCTGTGTACAATAGGATATatagttaaaaaataattttttgaATGGCAACTTAATATTCCTTACAAATGCCAGAAGAAATAATTAAAGTAGACCTTTCTTACAgttgacattttgacttgtaatACCAGAAGAAGTGCAGATGcaactaataatattaattatggCTTTGCCTGTTTAAGTGTTCTAGCAAGTGAAGCCAGTGAGACAACATGTACAATGCCGGGGCTCTGGGACTGGAacaccttaaagctgcagtgggtagaaatggagcaaatatgattaaaaaaaatatatatttttataaaacggtcactatatcctgacagtagtgcatgagacaggtcatctgaaaaaaaatcatgtgcctctgtatcctccggtgctcctgatggcatctgcaagatttcacagaccggaggaaaacaacaaatcagtgccgagctggagcctgccgtctctgagcagctgtctatcactcgtgaactctgatcaaacggtcaaactaggcagcgctgatcaaatatgaatcaatattctattactgtaatgcctatttctctactcaaatgttttcagtaacatcttgtagtgtactgtttagctgtaaaatgagaaagtttgtgacccagcagccatgttgagatctgttgaggaaataccaagcaccgcccaccagccggagcacagccaataggaaggctcaataggaacgctctctctctgaaatgacctgtgattggtcaaagtctcccgtcatgggtcatagattttttaaagcctgaaaacagagccatgaggaggtgcagaagtctagttttctctcagaacacttgaattacaatgtgctgaaaggttattatagattttttgtccaatgacgccaaaaaccttctgcctactgcaggtttaatggaTTGCAGCCATTGTTATTGTTAGCAGTCACAGCTGTGTATTACAATTCAAAATGTCCACAGTGAGGAAGGTCTATTGGAACATGTTTGATGTTAGCTGCGAGAACACTGAGACTGTTGAGAATGATGTGTGTTACCACTGCTGATAAACTGCTTCAGTGAAACTGACAGTGACAAATATTAAACCATTCTCCCAGAAACCATCTTGTAAAGAAACACAGCAAACTGAAAACTAAAATCTTTTTGAGTTCTTACTTTACTTTTGTCTGACACAATGCAAGtgtaataatttgttttatccAGGAATATTGAAACACTTCATTGCCTTCGACCGTGGCTTGCAGCTGCCTGACTACTGGAGTTATTCCTGGCCCTGGTGCTGTGGCAGTTTGCTTCTCTTAAACAGTTGGATAAAGATGCAAAGGATGGATTCCCTGCAGCGTGTAATAAAGTGTAACTTCATCACATCCATCACTAGAAGCAGCAATGCGAAAAGCAGCTAATGACTTGGCAGGACACTTGAAGTCAAAGTAGTGCTGCTGTGACAGCTGAGAGCTACCTTACCACACCCTTCCTATTTTACTGCACTTATTTGAGTTTATAAATCTTCATGCTCACATTTACTctgtatattgacacgctgttTTTTACTGCTATTTACCACTGCTACCAATTTGCCTTCTCCAACACCATCAGCCTCCACCTGCATTGCTTCTACTCTGTTTGTGTGCACCCTGCAGGCTTCTTATTTCTATGATGATTCTTACTGTGGGGGGTTACTCATAATGCTCCCTAGATGTCATTTATCATATTGGTGTGTATTCTAAGCGGTTATGCCACATTACCTCAACAGGGAGCATCCCCAAGAGCAGAACCACATTGGACCACCAGGTAGAGCCAGATATTGCATGACAGCATTGCCAGGAATTAACCaataaaaatgatgaagtgaaaaggctcgttcgagatgaactgtgcctcgcctggaaagtagacgagatcaggcggcagcagcaagGGGGCAGAGACTAAAAGCTGTGGTAAAGCACATAATGAGCACTCATTTTGATAAGTGCTtataaataaccttcattattattattattatcaaccacccAAGATGtatttgttaacagatgaaaccttcattgcacaactaataactaataacaagctaatgttaaatattacaattatacaGAAAGTTAGGACTTCCTACAACACGTGGTGGTTGTTGTCAAAACttagagccaatcagctctttgatcaggcaacagccaggcgtttcccatcatgcccagGGTCTTGCAGTCAGTGGAAAGCAACTGCGGCGCCtagctctaaaaactgcggccgcctcgatctTGTGAGGTTATTgttgcccacgtgtgcatgacCTTAGAGCAAGTCGGGATCAactcggacacaaatctaaccggcatgcattgcgTGGCGATCGCTGTTGATCGATTCTATTGCTAACAGGTCCaactagagagagagggagatgtttACACTAAAGAGAGTCTAATCAGGCAAATAAGTGAAAACTTCTGTGTGGGCGGGTGGACCAAGGGTGTGCAGggcttttaaaggggaactatgcccattttcaaaattcatacgtgttattcctatggtcgaagacagcacaaaaaatattagtaaacatgaacaattttctcccaaatccaaaaactactAAAactgctaaaactcaaacttgtgatgtcattaaGTCTTGAACTGCTCCATAGTcaatgaaacacaaacaaacagaggactTAGACCCAGGAGAACTGAGtggcccgtgtgaaactaacaGTAACCAGTGACTTTTGTCACGTAGTCCCGTGAGTCCCATGATCGCTAGTCACGTGAGCCGTTAGTCACTTGGTAGTCACGTGAAGTTATCGTCAACCATGACCATTTcccaaggagggtgaaaagaggagatgtcacgcgtcatcatcgcggtacaacacatgcgcaataaaatctggtctgcattcgccgaaattgagccaatagcaacgcatgACCGCAgatccagttacactgcgcatgtatCACACCCATAGCTCAagaccgtgtcccagcctctttcaatagacTTTGCcctttccgaaacctaactaagtggttgtgttgccgaagcataacttcctgtgaaaacagaagcttattttgaaagaacactaagcatgtaacgagcgtatattgacacgctgtcctTGACCCGTCCAAAGGtaatgcaagaggggtacccaGTGCGTTGGTCTCtgatgctgaggggcactgacaAAACGATGGTATTTGAccagttgggagtgagaatgtgttgtctgTGGGTCATTAAAATCAGgtttcccattcattgtctatggagcagctctctatgacatcacaagtttgagactatttctctggtttctggctgtgagagagagagagtagctcatgttcacacagactgattgaactttcctacagtatgccatggaaataacatattggaattcttaatttaggtggtgctCCCCTTAAAAGAACAGCCTGTAAATGAAATTAACAAGCATCAGAAGCTATATGTGTGAAAGGAGACTATTATTTGTATAAAAGTATCCCTTCAGAGCAGCATTGCATGTCTCTATTTAGCTTGTGTTctatattttacacatataagggattagtaataaataaagtacaagttGAGGAACATTATGTgtttaaaaactaattttaggTAATTGTAAAAGTCCTTTACGTCTCCCTCCTGTTCCGCATCCTCAGCCCACTTGCCCCGACTTCTTTAGGCATGTCTGCGTGGATCGAACCATCTTCCTCCGACATTAACTCCTCTTTAtcctcctctgcttcctcttctGGGTTGGGACAACCCACGCAGCTGAACAGCAGGCTCTCCGCCTCCATCACTGGATCATCTTCAtccgcttcctcctcctcttccacctctgtcccctcatcctcttcctccacctcatcttccttctcctcctcctcctcttcataaGTCTCCTCTTTAGGGTAGTGGAACACATCTTTGAAGTCGCTAAAGCTAATTTGCTTCTTCACTCCGTTGAGACACTGCAGCTCTTTGCTCACCTCCAAACCAAGTCTCTCCTGCTTTTGTTCTTCAGCCGGCTGGGATAGAGCAAGACTGAGCAACTGccttttctctgctttctcttcctcatcctcctcttcctctgtctcttcctctacTTCATCCTCTTtatcctcatcttcctcctcctcttcctcggcctcctcctcttctacgTCTTCGTCCAGCTCTTGCACTATGGATAGTTTCCTCGCCAtaatctcttcctcctcttgctcCATCCTCTCTGCCAGGGCCTCGGCGGTGGGCTGCCTGGGGGGCTCCTCCAGTGTGAAGATGTCAAATCCACGTCTTTTATAGGGCTCGTCGTACTCTGGGTAGGTCTCCTCCGGGTATCCTGCATTGGTGTGCAAAAAGACGCATGATTTCATATACAAGTATGAGATTTTGGTTGCATAAAACAGCTTCttctaattaaaaatgtatttgattttgTAAAAAGATGTGAGGGGCCTGGAGATTCAGATTAAGGCATGTACCTACCTTCCCAGTCTACACAGTAGGGGacctcctctgcctccatctCCGGGGAAGCTGCCTCCAGTCGGTTCTCTTGTATCAGCTGTGTGATCTGTCGAAGTTGCTTGAGTaatttctcctccttctttgATGTCGAACCTTTACTCTTCCTCCTTCTGCCACTAGAGAGCAGCGCAGATAATGAAATAGCAGTCATGCAAGATGGCAAACGCTATGGTACATCACTCTATGCCAGTTCAGTAAATGGTTCTTTCTCAGTTATGTAGCTACAATGCATACTTTCTCTTTGGTCTTGATTTTCTGATTCCTCTGGATTTCTCAGAGCCCTTACTGAGTGCGATGAGGCAGAGATTAGAGATGTTTTCAATGAGTTGTGACGAATAATATTGACTTAGACTGCATTATTGAGTCTTGCTGAAGAgaattatttatcatcatcGTGTCCAAAAGCGACAGTAACATCCAACAAACTAGCAACTAGATAATTCCCCTTTTCTTACATTGATTCCATTTCTAATACATGCTATTATATGACCTAAGGACTTTTAAAtaaagtagtagcagtagctgttaaataaaatatgcCGGTGGCCTTTCCACCTTTGaataattttccctttaatttttAGCCACTCTCATTTCCATGCCAGGTCTGCACTGATTTATCCCAGTATATGTGATTTTTTCTGGTTCTTCTGTGCTATGGGCAGTGATGTTAAGAGGACAAATAAGTCTTACCTCCCAGAACCATGACTCTTTCCAGAGACAATCCTCTCCATCATCATTTCTGTTCGCCGAAGTCTCTCCTGAAGCTTGACAAGATCATGATCGGGCGCTACAAGATTTACAAGAGAAAACATTGTTTTGACATCAAAACATAATGCATTTCTATGTAAATGTGCAAATTATATTTAGGTGTGTTAATGTATACGTACATATGCTAACTGGTGTGTGGTTGATTTGTACAGTTGAAGACAAAAAGTGCCATTTACACGCCAATGTTTACAATAACAAAAGTATTTTGCTGCTGTACTTTTGGTTTTGATTATTCTTTCACTGAAGAACATTATGCCactaataaataattatttgtttttggaATTACACTAATACAATCAATCAGTTGCTAAAGGTACTTACGAATCTTATTCTCCATGTTTGCCTTGGTTACTGGAGTGCAGTATCCTGATGGAGTAGCCTTCCCCTTACATGTCAGCTGTGAACATAGAAATGATTAGCGTAATAGAGCTTAACAACAATCTTTTAGAACAATCTACTGTACATTAAATTGCCTAAATGGGGAGTAAATGCACAGTCATTATTGTCACAGAGATACATGACATATTAGTATAGTGCAGTATATTATAGTGTAGTGTAAAGCTGCACGATAACACTTCATATACGTTACTTTATACAAAGTGTATATAGTGTTATATATTCATACAACCTGCCTACCAAGCAGGTCAGTCATACCTTATAGATTATATAGAGCATGTACAGGAGTATCCCAAAGCCATATATGGGTATCGCTTGAGCCatcaggttgtattttttgcCTTGTCCGATGCCTTTCATTTTGGCCATGGCCTCAGCACTGTGTGCCATGGAGTACGAAGGGTCCACACCCCACCGCTCTGGGTCCACTGGCAACGACAGCCGGTGCATCGCAGGAGGGTAGAACCCGGGTCCAACTGGAGGAgacaaaaaacaatcaatctATTAATAATTACAGCAAATCAAGGCCgcaattaatgattattttcattgttgattaatctgttgattattttctgggttaatcgatcagttgtttggtctttaaaatgtcagaaaatggtgaaaaatgtagattagtgtttcccaaagcccaagatgacgtcctcacatgtcttgttttgtccacaactcaaagatattgagtttactgtcatagaggagtaaagaaaccagaaaatattcacatttaagaagctagaatcagagaatttttactttttttttttttaaaaggactcaaaccaattaatatTTAGGAACAATGTGTTTTGGATCAAACAATCAGGGGTAGACACTGTTTTCTATACAAAATAAATCAGTAATTTGTTGTACAAAATGTGCTTTGGAAATGTGAGTCTGCAGATACATTATATTActgcatttttcatttgttttacaacAACATTTTAGCAAATTATTGAGAACTTAGTTggataaataaaatatctatTCCCTGTTAACTCCTTTATTATGCTGCCCGCCCTCAGCGCTGCTGATTATGATTGACAGTCTGTTCCACCAATCACAATCAAGCAGCATAATCAGGCCATCGCGTCACCGCCAAGCAGGCAGGCGTGATCACCATGGTGATAACGTTACTTACATTAGTTATCTTAAATTAGTATTATTAGGTGCCGtgtgtagctagctagcttgtaaAAAAGTTTAATGTGGTCATTATAAGTTTGAATAACCACCTTTATCACAATACACGAGCAAGGTACACCTCAAACTATCGCGAATAAGAGTTAAAATGCGCCATCTGGTTGCCAGACGCTGCAAATTCACCATCGTGGACAACTAATGCATTGCTAACAAAACAGAAGGAGAGTCGTGCTTTTCTAAACGTTGGACCAACGGGATGTGggtgaagagaagagagaagaggtcCTTGTTTGAAGTCACAAGGTAACAAACTCTTATAAATGCTTTGTTTCTTACGGATTTATCGTTGtgttttgggttgccaggtctgacagagaaaaaaagcgCTCACTTCAacaaactctcgcgagattatTAAGGTTAGGATATTTCGTCGGGCAGTGAGTCTCGCGAGaggttttgcaagtttttgcagatctcatgAGATTTCGTGGTGTGGGGGCTTCCTTCTAGACATGTGAGAAGCATGTTGTTTTAGCCCAGCTGTGTGTGGCATGTCGTtaacttgtttattgtttatttttttattgtttatttattttgcacaatttaagactatacaacataacaaaataaataatgaataatataaagtgcaggaagaggcaaaaaacccactgggcttatctgaagtctccacctagagacaagaactaatatgactacataatagtgataacaaacaattaggacaagatatatataataacaacaataacaatacagtaaatatataaaaaaagacaagtgtgtgtgtttgtgttgcgtggaagtgtatggttagtgtttgtgaggaggatattgtttaaatatctataaagacttctgggtaattgtaaccaaacaacattgtaagtgggaacaaataaaaaaacataaaaacatatacatgaacaacatggggaaaagcaattacaaaacaagcctggtttgtttgttgatcAGCATAACAATCGTGGTTATTGATTATTTCTGCGCATCAGTTTGTGATCATTGTATTGATGTTTGAGTGGAGTTACTTTGTGCTGAAGCactgtttgatttgtgtgtggCAGCCAGCATGTTGCTTTTAATTGAATAACAGCCTTCACACACAATGAACACAAAGTTATTTCTAGCctgtgataaaaaatatatattaaaacaaaactgtaaacttcataataaaataaataaaaccttcTCATAACCTTCTCTCATCTGAAAGTTTATCTCTCAAAAttgattgactttttttttttttaatttattgttttgccATGATCTAGGGTCAAGCTGGAGGCCAAAGCTGGAAAAACTGAGGAGGAAGACATACCTGGTTTAAGGTAAGGCAGCTCACTGTGTTACCTTCTCATAAGGAACAGGGAAAGTTTATTTTAAGAAAGCAAAGTGCTTAAGATATTTACAGATATATTGTCAGAGGCTCTATAATCTTTGTTCAAGCAGAGTGATCGGAATAGACCTATGAATTCATATTAAGTGTCCACGTCCATTGTTAGGTCGGATTTATCAACGAAGGCAGCAGCTTCCTCAGTATTGGTACTTCCATGGTGGACATGAGGTGTAAAAgcatcaaataataataacatacacAATAACATTCAACCcttcaatattttagttttacagtactgtgttttatatatgggcttcttaattttttttgcagacatgcatTAAAGAATATGGATAGATAGGCCTAAACAGATTTGAACAAGTGCAAATGTGCATGTATGAATACAGCACACATATATTTTTCTAAAGTTCACAATATATTCCGTACAAACATTcatatgttttttcttcttatcCATTGTGTAACAGTATGACGAACATGTGTGCGCTACGATGAGGCCTGGCGCACCCTGTATAGTCAAAGTAACAGCtggcagcaacaacaacaacaacagcagcagcagcaataaaaaagacatcagagatggatggagatggatggatgaatgatgaTCTGATAAGCCGCCTTACCCTCAGGCCGACCCAGCTCCTTTTTCCCTCTGGGTAAAAGCATTCTGGGCAGGAAGAGAGAAATACAGAGAACCGAGCATGATATAAGAGTAACCTTCTGGCAAGTTGTTATAGACATT
Above is a genomic segment from Sebastes umbrosus isolate fSebUmb1 chromosome 2, fSebUmb1.pri, whole genome shotgun sequence containing:
- the ric3a gene encoding protein RIC-3 gives rise to the protein MSITTCQKVTLISCSVLCISLFLPRMLLPRGKKELGRPEVGPGFYPPAMHRLSLPVDPERWGVDPSYSMAHSAEAMAKMKGIGQGKKYNLMAQAIPIYGFGILLYMLYIIYKLTCKGKATPSGYCTPVTKANMENKIPPDHDLVKLQERLRRTEMMMERIVSGKSHGSGSGRRRKSKGSTSKKEEKLLKQLRQITQLIQENRLEAASPEMEAEEVPYCVDWEGYPEETYPEYDEPYKRRGFDIFTLEEPPRQPTAEALAERMEQEEEEIMARKLSIVQELDEDVEEEEAEEEEEEDEDKEDEVEEETEEEEDEEEKAEKRQLLSLALSQPAEEQKQERLGLEVSKELQCLNGVKKQISFSDFKDVFHYPKEETYEEEEEEKEDEVEEEDEGTEVEEEEEADEDDPVMEAESLLFSCVGCPNPEEEAEEDKEELMSEEDGSIHADMPKEVGASGLRMRNRRET